Within the Salinirubrum litoreum genome, the region GCCTCACGGAGTCGTCGGTCAGCAACGACGGTTCGACGGCGACGCTCCGGTTCACGGACACCGAGAAGGCGATCCAGCAGGGCGCACTCGACGTCACCCTCGCGACGCTCGGTCTCCGGGCGCGCGGGACTGGCACGACAGACGTGACCATCGAGGTCGAACGCGTGGACGACGAGGGTGGCGATCCCATCGCGGTCGAGATCCGAACCGGGATGGTCGTCACCGGCCCGCCCTCGGTCGGCGGCGGCACCCCGACCGATCCGGACGGCGACGGGAAGTTCGAGGACCTGAACGGCAACGGTCGGATCGACTACGACGACATCGTCCTGCTGTTCGAGCAGTTCGAGTCCGATGCGGTCCGACTGAACCCGGCGGCGTTCGACTTCAACGAGAACGGCGAACTCGACTACGACGACATCGTGACGCTGTACGAAGAGGCCTGAGACCGCCACTCACGGCGACAGCGTCACACGCCACTCGCGTATCGCTCTCGACTACCCGGACCACACCTGCCATGCACACCGACTCACCGCCAGATCCGCCGACCCATGTTCGCCCCGCTGTCGCCAGCCGACCCCCGGTGACCGACAGCCCCGGCGCGAGGGCGCTCCTGACAGCAGCCCTCGTCGTCTGTCTCGCACTCGCCGGCTCGGTCGGTGCCGTCACCGCCAGCGCGCCCCCGGCTTTCGACACGAACCCGCCCCTCACGAACGCCACTGCCACACAGCCGGACGCGCCGACGCCGACGACGAGCCAGTCTGACGCGCCGACGCTGACGACGACGACTGCCTCGGTCGATCCGGGCGAGACGACGACGGTCACGGTCCTGTTGACCAGCGCGCCGGAGGGTCTCGCGGGCTACGAACTCGTCGTCTCGCTGTCGGACGACGCCGCGACGATCACCGACGCGACCTACCCCGAGGGCTTCGGGTTGACGACCGACCCACAGATCGTCGGGGACGTATCGAGCGTCACGCTCGAAGCGGCCGACACCGCCAGCACGGTCGAACCGGGCGCGACGAACGCGACGCTGGCGACGCTCACCATCCGGGGAGAGTCGGTCGGGACGGTCGCGGTCGAACTCGACGCTCGCCAACTGGACGCCGACGGCGGCGGCGAGTTCACGCCAGCGACCGTTCCGGGGACGGTGACAGTCGGTGATCCAACGACCGCGACACCGACTGCGGGCGACGACGCGACCGACCGGCATCCGGGGTCGGCCGACACCGGCGAGGAGACGAGCGTGACGACCGCGCTCCCGCTCGCCGGCGTCGGCGTCAGTCTGCTCGCGGTGGTTCTGGTTGCCGGACTGCTCGGGCGGCGAGGCTGAGACAGTCGGCGACCGAGCAGTCCCTCGCTTCCTCACCACTTCTTCGCCCGATTCGTGTCAGACACAACTGTCATGCGACCCTGATTCCAGTGAAACGACAGCGTAGTTAAGCCAGTCTCCAGCGATCTCCCACCTGCCACAGCGTGGCACACCATGCCGACACTGACGAGCTGTATTTTCGAGAACAGCAACTTCACAGGCGGTGCGAACTGCTTCAGCCAACCGTACGGCACCGGGGGGTGGGCGTGGGTCACGTGGACCTTCGGCAACCGACGCGCCTCGCTCGCTCGCGTCCGCCGGGACGACGAGATCGAGGTCGCGCTGGTACCGATCATGGACACGCCGGCCAACCGCAACCTGATCGACGGCTTCCTCTCCGGGGACGCCGACCGGATCACCGGCATCCGAGCCGGGATGGTGCCGTACAGCGCGGTCCCGTACTCGTCGAGTCACCCGACGCGACACCCACCCGGGCGCGTCCTCGTGGACATCTCGTTCCGCGTCCGGATCGACCTGCCGTGGTACTGTTTCGTCGGCGACACGCGCGCGACGATCCACTACTACGTCCACGTCTTCCTCGACGGGTCGGGCCGCGTCCGGGCGAACGTGGACGGCTGGAGTTGGAACCGCACCGAGAGCGCGGGCGTCTGCGGCGGCGGTGTCGCGGACGAACTGAACGACAACGTGCCGGACGGGATGGCACCCCTCCAGCGCGCACTCGACACGCAACTGGGGTTGCTGTCCGGCTTCCGGTTCAGCGACCTCTACTTCCTGCCGGGTGACGGCCGGACCTCCGGCCGCGACGACGTGAGCGAGGTCCGAAACGAGGCGGCACTGATACTGATCCCATGACGACCGAGACACACCGGAGCCGACGATGACAGACGAGAGACGCGAGGAGTTCACGGAGGCACTGTTCGACGCCATCCGCGAGGTGGCGGCGGAGTACGGACTACCGGAGAAGGCAGTCGCGATCGAACGCGCCGACCCGACCGTCTTGGCGCTCCGCGGCGATCTGACGGCAGACGACGAAGACGAGCAACCGACGCCGGTCGAACTGGTCGTCCAACTCTCGGGCGACATGGCTCGCGCCCGGCGAGTGAACCTCGACGCGCGAGCAGTGCGGGAGGATCTCGCGATCGACCCCGAGGAGGTCGCCCGGAGTTTCGACATCACCTCGGCCGACCTCGGCCGACTCGTCGCCGAGGAGTCGGGACAGCGCGTCTCGACCGACAGCGCAGGCCGGGAGCAGGACGCAGACGAGCGACGCGACGACTTCGACCGCGACGACGTTCGGGCGCGAATCGACCATCTCACTCGGCTGAAGTCGCTGGACGACGTGAAACAGTACGGGAAGTGACGCTCGCGATCACCGACGCGAACGACGGAGGCGTCGAGTAGACCGGCTCTGCCGGCCACTCACTCGTCTCGCTCGGCCTCGGCCGGCACGGCCTTCAACCCGTACCGGATCACGCCCTCCTGCTCGTAGATGCGCCGAATCGTCGTCCGCACCTCGGTTCCCACGGCGGGCGTCTCGTCGCATTCGACCACCTGCATCGGGACGCTGACGCTCCGGTCGGCGTCACCACCGCCCGCTTCCGCGTCGGCCACGCCGAACGCGACGACCGCACTGACGTAGCTCCCGCCACGAGCCTGCTGTTCGACGAACTCCGGCGGCGCACCGCCCTGTCCGATGGTCGTCGCGGTCTCGACCGCTCCTCGGCGGGCCAACCGGACCGACTCGTACTCGACCAGTTCGTGGCAGTCGCGGCAGGCACCTTCCGGCGGGAACGCGAGCGCACCACAGTCGGGACACTCCCCCGCGACCAGTCGGTGTCGCTGTGGGAGCGTCCGCCGCCAACTCGGGACGCTGACGTACGCGCCGCCGCCGGCCGGTTCGCCGGGCGTGATCTCCCCCCGGAGTCGCAGATACTCGGCGTAGCTCACCTCGTCGGTGCCGGCGGTTCGGCGGGTGACCGGAACCGACTCGTCCGCCTCGAGCATCAACGCGGTCGCCTCGCTTCCCGCGCCGTAGCCGACGACCAGCACCGACTCGCTTCCGGTGTCGAGTGCGCGGGCGAGACCGAGCAGTGGTGTCGCGGTCCCGCAGTCGCCGAGGTCGTGGACCACCGACCCGGGTCGGATCGCCTCCGAGCCGACACCGAGGGCGTCGCTCGCTCGGTACGGGAGGCTGCCGTCGGGTGCGCCGATCGCCGCCGCGTCGACGCCGGCGATCCAACTGTCTGCATCGTCGTCGCCGACCGCCGCACCGAGCGACTCGACCGCGCCCGCGACCGTCTCTCGGTACGCCTGTCGCTCGTAGGCCGTGATCCCCAGTTCCTCGCTCTCGCGTTCGCCGGCCCGCCGGAACCGCGTCCCGGGGTAGCTTTCGGTGTGCTCTGCGACGCCCAGCACCCGGCCGGGACCGTCGGGCGTCAGCACGACCGCCGCCGCACCCGCCCCGCCAGCCTGGTCGACCGCACTGTCCG harbors:
- a CDS encoding zinc ribbon domain-containing protein — encoded protein: MTDASDGGDENNEASEATEAKLGIAGVGAYAPRRYVTSEAVEEAWGQFAGSGVQQTSVPAGDEDTLTMAAEAARLALDAAEVDAERVARLAVGTTTPPTEEPGMPARLVSMLGLDAATTTRQVGGSATGGVSALSGSLDAEGADDAELADDDTGEEAVLVVASDDVRGDPDSAVDQAGGAGAAAVVLTPDGPGRVLGVAEHTESYPGTRFRRAGERESEELGITAYERQAYRETVAGAVESLGAAVGDDDADSWIAGVDAAAIGAPDGSLPYRASDALGVGSEAIRPGSVVHDLGDCGTATPLLGLARALDTGSESVLVVGYGAGSEATALMLEADESVPVTRRTAGTDEVSYAEYLRLRGEITPGEPAGGGAYVSVPSWRRTLPQRHRLVAGECPDCGALAFPPEGACRDCHELVEYESVRLARRGAVETATTIGQGGAPPEFVEQQARGGSYVSAVVAFGVADAEAGGGDADRSVSVPMQVVECDETPAVGTEVRTTIRRIYEQEGVIRYGLKAVPAEAERDE
- a CDS encoding cell surface protein; protein product: MTDSPGARALLTAALVVCLALAGSVGAVTASAPPAFDTNPPLTNATATQPDAPTPTTSQSDAPTLTTTTASVDPGETTTVTVLLTSAPEGLAGYELVVSLSDDAATITDATYPEGFGLTTDPQIVGDVSSVTLEAADTASTVEPGATNATLATLTIRGESVGTVAVELDARQLDADGGGEFTPATVPGTVTVGDPTTATPTAGDDATDRHPGSADTGEETSVTTALPLAGVGVSLLAVVLVAGLLGRRG